The window CCACATTACTCATCCAGAACCTGAGGCCCTGGGGAGAAAACTAGCCAGTTGGTCCAGCAGCATTGTTTATATGTGGGTAGTTTCTAAGATTAGTGTCCTATATAAATAAGTTAAGGGCCCTGGTCAAATAATTAGATCTTGCTGTTCAAAGCAAGTATATAGCAAAAGACTGCTATCTGAACACAATTgagaacagcaaagaaaaaaaattcacatatttgaaaaaaaaatccatacattGATGCCCAGGCACTAGATCCTCTCTTcgaatctatttatttttaagctaGACACAAATTTGACCAAATGCTTTTCCAACACACAATAAACTGAAAGAGGGACACAAGCTACCAGGCAGAGTCAAAGGATGAAAGCATCAAATCTTTATGTCCTACCATATGCCAGAAAGGATTGAAGGACATACTTAAGAAGGCAAGACATTTTTTTATCCAATACAATTCACATGTGAAAGACTACCTCAGTGCTTATAGGTACACAGCTACCCAATATACCAAAATATACTGCTACACCAAACATCTTATTCCTTCCGTGTTGATGGCAGGCACGGACATAGTGGTGTTATCCGATTCATaaggaaaatggaatttttttaaaataacggAGACTTCTAAATCAAGAATCCACTAGCAAGGGGGTGACTGAGGAAATTATCTGGAAAATTCTAGGGATTTCTTTGGGTCTACAGGTCCAGCAGTGACCGTGGACAAGGCTGCCCAGAAATCTCTCTCAACTCCCAAAGAGCGACATTGGAGGGGCTGCAGTGTTTTATCCTCAGGttagaaaacagatgaaaataaaacttctgtGGAGTCAGGATCACATCAGTTACTCTTAATAATAATACAGATAAGGCTGGTCAATACCTCATGGTGTTTACAGAGACCTTTAGCAAGAGGCACGTTGCATCTGCATGTAGCTAGATAAAGGCCTTTAAATTAAGACATGCtaacatttctgttttctacTGATAGACAAGACTGAAACTGCAGTGGTTAATCTTCGGTTGATTTAGGTGTTTCCCAGAGTAGAACGGTAAAGAAGTGCTCAAGATCCTCTTTAAATCCTTTCAATTACATCATGCAGAAAGACTCAATTTGGTGCTTATTATGTTTTTTTACCCTTACCTAATATTATTTACTAATCACACCTTTTCAAAGAGAGGTGATTTTGGCCTCTGCTTTCACAGGCAATACTACAGAGGTGGAATTTAATAACActgctttgttttcattatattttagtctttaaaaaaataaattaaaaaaataaaataaaaataatttattttatttatttatttttggctacgttgggtcttcgttgcagcgagcaggggctactcttagttgcggtgtgccggcttctcattacggtggcttctcttgttgcagagcacgagctctaggcacgcaggcttcagtagttgtgacacatgggctcagtagttgtggctcacgggctctagagcgcaggctcagtagttgtggcacatgggcttagttgctccgtggcatgtgggatcttcccggaccagggctcgaacccgtgtcccctgcatcggcaggtggattcttaaccactgcgtcaccagggaagtcctacagtCTTTTACTCACAGAAAGTGATACTAATTTTCCATTTACCAAAGTGATATgctcccttttaaaaataaattgacatCACAAAGTGAGtcgctttttaaagaaaagtatcgagtaaagacttttaaatataaaattagaatggtttatggaaaaggcaaaaacccATCAGGCTCATTCTGCGTCTGGAGTTTAGAAATGCTGCTTAAAAGTCTAGTTACCACATACACGAATTAAAAGCTgttattttagggacttccctggcggtccagtggttaggactctgcgcttccactgcagagggcatgggttccatctctggtcggggaactaagattctgcacgtgatgcagccaaaaaaaaaagctgttattTTATAAGCTAGTTAGTGAACTAAACAGTTAGTGAACTTTGTGACCAGAACTGTTTCCTATGAGTAATGTTAAGGGGCATGAATAATAACCAAATTTTCAGGATAACCGTATCTGAAATCACTCGTTTTACAGCTGAACAAACTGCAGGCCAAGGACAGGTGAACTGTGAGACCGGAGGAGCCCACAGCTGCAATCCTGGTCCAGAGCCCTGCCTTCACATTTAGGACGTGATAAAGGAGGTTTGGTTTCTCAAATTGATATAGAGTTTAGGCAACATAGTAATTTCAAGATAACTTGTACTTTACTTAAAATAGATTTTGAATGACATCAAACCAGGACTTGATTCAAGGGCTGAAGAGCTGTCCAGCTTATTAATACCAATTGCTCCTGGAACACGGGCTCCTTTTATTTCAGGTGTGGGAGATGAGAACAGATTCCCTCAGAGGAAGCCACCTGCTGGGTATAGAAAAAGGATGGGGCAGCTGCCATTTTTCTGGCTTACTGTgcagagattttgaaattttaagttattttgtaCACTTTTTTCACACCTGCAACCAGGCGACAGAAGGAGTCCATTTGAAGTTACGACCAAAGACTCCAGCTGCCCCTCAGCTCTGACTGGCACTCCGGGCCCATTCACTTGCCCCATCTCCCCAGTGAGAGTTTACACACACCTCCCACCAACGGCTGCAGACTTCCAACCCTTTTTCCGTCTCAGCCCTTCACTGGCAACGCGGAAGCTTTGGAAGAGAACGATCCCATTTTCCCAGTACAAAATCTAGCAAGCTATCTGTATTAACATCCATCCATGCACTCCAGAACCTATGCACCACTAAGTTAGAGACTTTTGTTTTGGTCACTGCTTTCTCCTCAGTACCTAAAATAGTGCCTTGTAAATAAGAGGTACAACAGGTCCgcaatacttgaataaaatacttGAATAAATGAGCAGAAACACTGCCCTCCCTTCTGACACGGGAACTGGCGCTGTCCCTGGGCCTGTTGGAGGCTAACCTCGTCCTAGCTCTCGCTCTTTCTTGCCTGCCCACTCGAGTCCAATCGGCACGtaatatgtttttctccttccaagTTAGAATCCTCCCTGAGCTCCCCTGCCCCTCAGCTGCATCCCACTCCTATTTCCCTTCACGTGAGAACTGGAGCCGCCCCGTTGCTGGCTCTGCTTCAGTCCCCTTCTGCTCCCACTCccttcttgaaacactttcttcacttTTGTTTCCGGTGTGTCCCATTTTTCCGGTTTATCTCACCGAGAGATCTGGGAGTCTCCTTCGGCTGGCCCCTTTCAAATGTCGGGGTACCACAAGGCCCACGCCTCCCTCTCCTGGAACTCTGTGcttgctactcaaaatgtggtccctgaaCCAGCAGCGTTGGCATCACTGAGGAGCTTGTTAGGAAGGTAGCGTCTCGGACCCCAtgccagacctactgaatcagaatctgcatttttggAAAATTAGGTGACTCACATGcttattaaaatttgagaagcactgatctagTTACATGAGTGATTTCAGTCACATGACTTTAAACTCCCTTCACAGGCTAACTCCCAAATATTTATCCCCTGTCCCTTCCCCTAACTTCAGCCCCCCAACTCCACACTGGAGTCTCACTAGAAATCTATCAGGCACCTCGAACCTAAGTGCAAAACAGAAATCTTGATCCCTCACGCCCAAAACCCAAGTCATCCTTGTCACCCCTTTGCTTTCCAATCTCTGGACCAAAGTCCTGCTGATGGCTGTACCTTTAAACACAGGCAGTCCTACCACCTACCACCACCTCCGCTGCTCCCACCCTAGTCTAAGCCAGCAATATTTTTCGTACAAAGACTTCTGACAGTCTCCTATACCTCCCTATCTTCACCAAGGCTCCCTATGATAAGTTTGCACAAATTTTCCATCATGGCTTCCAAGAAGCCCCTCCCACATTACATCAAATGCTCTAGTCAAACTGACAAGACTGTTCTGTTCCTCCCTCCTCTAAATCTTTGCCTGCCTCACTTCACTATTTCTTTCCGGTCTCAGCTCAAGGATCACTTCCTTAGAGAGACCTTCTTTAACCACATTAAGTAGAAGACTCACCTCCCTTTCTACTCATTTCCCCTCTCCTTACTCTGCTATCCTTCCCTTTTGGGATTTAACACCATTacctggagatatatatatatatacacataactcTGCCCCTAGAATGTCTGGTTCATGAGCAGGGACTGTTTCCTGTTTTGAAACCATCCTACTTAGAACGGTGCCTAGCACATAAGAAGCACTCAAGTACTGAGTCCTCAAGTATTCTTGGTGGAACTTTTGGGGACAGGGGACAAACTCTCATGTACGTATCCACACTTATATAGGTTTCAGTCACACAAACCTGGATGTAGAGAATCCACTAGTGGTTTTCAATAAGTTCAAATTTTCATAATATGGCAGTGGTTCTGTAACTTTTCTGTACATTACAATCACctaggaatcttttaaaaattctaatattaaAACTACATTCCAAATGAATTAGGTCACAACTGCTGGGTGGGACACAagtatcagtattttttaaagctcctgaGGTAATTCCAACGTGAGACCAGTTTGGGAAGCACTGGTATATAGTATGAGTTGGTAAGCATGGTATGAAATAGTATATGAAAtctattatacttaaaaaaagagggcttccctggtggcgcagtggttgagaatctgcctgccaatgcaggggacacgggttcgggccctggtctaggaagatcccacatgccacagagcaactaggcccgtgagccacaactactgagcctgcacgtctggagcctatgctccgcaacaagagaggccgcgacagtgagaggcctgtgcaccatgatgaagagtagcccccgctcactccaactggagaaagccctcgcacagaaacgaagacccaacacacccaaaaataaataaatcaataaatttataaaaaaaaatatatcagtcaTTCTCAAAGAGAACACATCTTCCAGGACTTTCCACGCTTGTTTTCCTGTCAAGCCTAATCCAAATTTTGGGACTTCTATTTGTaggttcattttttccccatatgCTGATGCAAATTTATGTATGAAAGTGTTGACCTGTATGTAAGTCACATCTGGAAGCTCTGGGGGGCTTTGCACATACTGATATTTTTAATGGTGTCAGGTGAACAGCTCTATCCTGGTAAAAAGGATATAATCACTAAGACAGAATGCTATATTCTCAAGAGAGAAGAGGATTTCTTCACAACTCAGTATTTCTTGCTCAATATAATCAACTCCAGTCATCAATCAAAATATCCTTAGGACAGAAGCTAATAAAATACTGTGCATTTACCCATCTCTAAGCTCACCTTTAAACTGTCTTCACACCACAGAATGAAggacaaaattaatgaaagagaaaaacaagtcctTTGATTATTAAAATCCTCACTACAGTGCAAATACTGTAGATTTCAAAAGAAACTTGGAGATATTTAAGCCAACTGCATACTACTGATGAGTAGCCTGACACCCGGATGAGGTGAAATGATATGCCTAAAAGTCACACAGGAGAGCCAGAAGAgaaaaacacacttttttttttctttttccaaacaaGCAAACAGGATTTTTCACATGTTAGTCAAAAAGAATCAAGATCATCAGATTAGGAAGAAATGAGGAATAAAAAGTATGTTACACATAGATTTTAAGGACTAGTCAatccactgccccccacccctgaaaaaccaaaaaattctcCAAATATACGGACATATATCCATCAAGATGTTTACCCTTAAAATATCAGAATCTTGGAAAATTCAATTTTAGAATCTTGGAAAATTCAATTTACAAATACATTAAACGTGAAGACACCAAACAGCACCAATACCAGAAAGTTAAGAAAGTAAATACActattacttaaaataatatataatttctgATTGGGACAGAAATGACCTATAGTTACTAGCAAAACTATTTCAACTACTGTCTGACATAAAGGCAATATTTAAAGACTAGTATATGCCATTTTCCCGCTGATAGGCCTGTGTCTAGGCATCCCAGCCATGGGTcaacatgaaaaatattattaaatgtctttttaaaattgctcAACCTTGAACCATGATACTGCATAACCCAAATTTTGCCAATATAAGCCAATGGCAGCATTTTTGGTATCCTAACTGTCCCTACCTGtcccaattaaaacaaaacaactcccTTATTAAGCACTAGACTGAATGCAGCTATGAAGCAGCAGCAAGGTATTTATAAATGGGCTACTGACAGTGTATCAAAATGCTACTATGGAAAATAGAGCAGCAAATACTCTAATAAGAGCACATTATTCCACATGGAATCCCAAATTATTCTTATCTCTAGTTCCTTAAATTCTTGGAAGACTAGAGATGACCAAGTGTATGTATAAATGGGGCCAGGAAGAGAGAAGCTCTGAATGGTATAgtgttcatattttaaattatccaaGATAATCTGAATGCTTACAGAGAACTCCAACtatatctaaatttttttaagcacATAGACTAAAATGCTAGCAAAACTTTGGTGTTTACCCCAAAATTAGCATTGCATTTTcagtgaaaaggaaataggcatgGTTTGTGAAGTTATTATGTTCACACCACCCTTCCCTACTCCCTGCTCCTTTCATCAGGTGATCTGAAGATTACCTGGCTTAAAATATTTGGTAATTCAGTGCAGAAAATTAAGGTCACAGACAAAGTACAACAACTTTTAATACACCATTAatactaatgattaaaaattattGCATAGTCTTATGCATTTACcctaaaacattttctgaaagtaaattctgaaagaattatataaaagacaaataacccttTAAAATGCAGATGGCCTTTACTACCTCGATCTTctctccttctttgtcttttcagtaCTTTTGTCCATCGTTTTCTCATTATCTCCCCTGCACTTTGGGCAAtaccatttcccctttggtttaTAGGTAagtgaaacacatgaaaagtgaAACCATTCAATTGGACACTGTTCATTGTCACATCCGATCATTTCCCCATAAGACACTTGGTTACATAAACAATATGTAGGTTCGTTGGGATCTATTGCAAACTCAACAGGCGAAGCTTCCCTTTCCTGCTTGGCCTTGGAacgtttctttttcttggctgacttggatttcttttctttaggTGGCTGATCATCACAGTCTTCAATCCCATTCGTCATGTGACACAGATCACGGCTTTCACTGGTTCGCTGTCGGCGGGGTCTTCTCGAAGATCGTTCTGGTTGGCTGGAATCCATCTTTGCTTTATCTGAGGCTCGCTCACTTTCAGCAGGATCTTGAAAACACTGTGAATGTAGCTCCATTTGCCTTGCCCGATTTTCCACCAATTCAAGCATCTGTGTGACAATCTGAATTTTTTCATCTCCCAATTCTTGACTATTGATTAATGCTCTCTGGAGATGCTGCTGGAGGCGTTTTTTCTGGTTTGAATCatcttctttcttatatttttcatagACATCATCAATTTCCTTTAATGtttctaaaagaggaaaagaaaatatatggtaGCACATATAACATTTTTCAAGTTagttatttttcacagaattggtACAGTTAGAATGAACTCAAACCATAAAGACCACACTCCTCCATAGTATGAATACATGAGAAACATTTCATTTCCCTtacaaagaccacatattatccAACATGAAAGTACATTTAGAGATAAactaataaaaagaatgaacacaAAACTCTCTTAATACTCATTAATCTATATTAGAAAGGATAAGAGATGTGTGGCTAATTATTAATCAAAAGTCTTTACTTGGGCAGAAACACTCTGTGCCACTTTAGAGTTCACCCAGTGCCGTATCACCCATACTTCAGGTAAACCTCAAAACTACCCTGTATATAAAATTTCCAGGCTGGACTCCAGCCGTAAAACTTAAAAAGGTTCCAGGACTACTCTAGATTACTGTCCAACTGTGTTTACAGGGTTTATGGTTCAATCGATGACTTGCCACAGAACTCTAGAGAGACGCTATACCTTGACTTTCATATCATCCCCTGGACATTCTTAACAAAGCAGACACAAGTAACTCTTAGCATCCCATCATATTAGCCTGAATGGCTCTTTTATTTCATCACATGGGAGAGTCTGAAAATCAAGCTATTTCCGGAGCAGGTTTAGGTTCAGGTTCTGGCATCAATTGACTAAGCTACTAACAAAATTATAGTAAAGTTGGCATTGGATCACTGTGCTTTTGTAGATAACTCAGCCGTTGGTTCTCAGCCTTTTGAACTGCTGATTTAGCATGAGGACCCACTTACATCAATTAAAAATGGCCGAGTCATTAGAAGGTAtacaaatatctgaaaatatagTTCCAGATGTCACCAAAATTTACATAGATGTCTTATTCAAATCTGTTCTGTTTCTCATCCTTATGAGATACAATGCTATCTGAAAGAGTTCTGTCTTAGTAAAGGTggagaaacaaaaattaactggAATTTATCACACCCGATGCCATATCACTGTTCTATCTTCTAATATCACTGCTCTAACGACAACAGAAATGTTAGACGACCAAATACATACACTGGGGGTGTCTGTGAGTAAGGTAACATAGAGCAAGTATTCAACACAACTTGTGAATTCCCGTCGCCCTGGAGAGTGTAGGTACTCACACTTGACGGACAACTATTTAACCCGGGATTCATGACAATGTGCTCCCACACATTTGAGGGTACTCATACCTGCAgagcatatttttaaacaatgttcaCATCTAGCCCATTTCCCCAGCTAGGTATGTAAGTGGATTTCTTAAGAATCCAATTTTCCTccaggaaaaataaggaaattatatattttccccTCAAACACACAAAAtgtgaggtttaaaaaataaaagcagggcttctctggtggtgcagtggttgggagtctgcctgccaatgcaagggacgcaggttcgtgccctggtctgggaagatcccacatgccgcggagcaactgggcccgtgagccacaactactgagcctgcgcgtctggagcctgtgctccgcaacaagggaggccgcgatagtgagtggcccccgcttgccacaactagagaaagccctcgcacagaaacaaagacccaacacagcgataaattaattaattaattaattaattaataaaagcaaaacttatTCCAAACACTCTGTATCGAATAATCAGGAATTAGAagctaaatatattatttaatagcaGCACATTGATATTATACATGAagtaaaaattcacatttttaagaCACCTTAACTACCCGGTGAAATAACACTTACTGAGCCTCTTCCATGTGACTTTCTCAGTAATCCCCACAGCAATCCCATGAGGAAGCCACCACTTTTATATGTGAAGAAGATTAAGCTCAACAGGTATCAACCCCAGACTTTGAACTCTGCCATTATCTGTCAGTCTGGCTCTGCTCTTTAAGCACTTTCTACTCAGCTGCATGGAAGGCACTTAAAATTAAGTACGAAATTTTAGTTCAAAGGTTATTTACCTTTGAACTATGAAAGAGAAATACTGGACAAGAATACTGGAACAAAAATTGACGTTCTCTAATAACCATACCCCATAATAAATACTTCATTCaattgtgaaattgttttcttcatttctctctgtttttaaggCTACTTTTGAGGTTCTTCAGTAACTTCTGAAAGTGTCTCAAATAGGTAGGAGAGAAATTTCTTTGACTACCTATATAATTTATAACATCGAATTTTGCTGTAGGTATTAAATCTAAAACCAGGAAATACTTAAGAActagcaaagaaacaaaaaacatgaaaaaccaAGAACACACAAGTATATAAAGCTAATAGAAAACTGAAAGTTGAGCTTAGTAAGCATGTGCAGAGTAAAAACTAGATCACTGTTTTTGTATTACTCTTCAAAAGAACTACAATTTTAATGgggctaaaatttttttaaatctctcgaTCTTTCAAGGCCTAATACTGTTTCTCATGTTACCAAAGCTACTTCTGTCAACTTTAGATGGTCAAGATGGCAGATTTCCCTGGAACAAATTGCCCCCCCAgcaattcaaatgaaaaaaaaatagcttaacTTTCATGAAGGCAAACATgtctttaaagaaatgtaaaagccTGCAAGGTTTACAAACTTCAGAGTTATGAttatttgaaaaactaaaaatgttcaACATACAATTTTTAAGCACACATgtacaatatataatattttaaggttACAATTCAGGTATGTGCTCCATGTCTATAGAAAATACCTTTGGagagcttttatttaaaaaaacaaacaaaaaaagatttaaataatttaaaaacgaGCATGTGCACCTGCAGCAGCCAGGCTGTGGAGTCAAACATTCCCCAGTTaattggacaagttacttaaactccttgtaaattttaatttgtctgcaaaatgaatttttacttcattgagttgtgaagattaaatgagataatgttctGGACATGGTGCAGCAATTGACACACAGTAAGTAATCGTATTAATTCTCTTCCCCCCAACAGAGATCAGTCCTGTCAGTCATATGGGTtcaaaaggcagaaataaattATAGGTGAAAAAACAGAGACACTTAAACGTTCTATCAGGCTACAGGCCCGAAAATATCACCCCAGAAATGCGTTCCTTAGACACTAAATCATAAAACTAGCGACGTGTCGAAAAACAGAGAATGGGTCCAAGAAGTTATCTTTTTAAAGTCCGTATGGCTGATTCCACATTATGTCTAAGGTCTGTTCCTTGATTCAGACCTCCTTGTTCCTTAAACCAAACGGCTCCCCATTTAAACTCCTCCCCTTGTAGTTACAGGCGAAAGGGCCACCAATGGTAAATAGTAAATGTACTCTCTGTAAAAAAGCTGATTCCAGGGAATCAACCCTAGCTCCTTGGGTCTGACCACAAAGGGTGGCTTTTGCCTCCGTACTTAAACTTGGCGAAGTAGGGATCCAGGGGTTAAGAGACGCCAGGCGGTTGCCCAGTCAACTAACCCACATCCTCCAGAGGCCCGGAAGTGACGCAAGGCCCGGAACCTACGCGGTGCAGAGGCCAGCGACGATCACAGTAGCTGTGTCTTTGTCGTGATTGAGTGATTGGGAAAAAGtcgaaaaatcaaacaaacatgTCCCAAATCCCAACACTGACTCCGCTCAGGACGAGCTAATGTCCCGCACGGTCCCCGCCCGAACAGCCAGTGTCGCCCAAGCCTTCGTGCAACCAGCCATTTTCCAGACGGGAGGCAGCGCGCGCGTCCGCGCCCCGCCTATGTCCTTCGTCACGACCGCAGGCTCCGCCCCCAGAGCGGGCGGGGGGTCCAGCCcgccacacacacccctctcccttcccccgcAGGGACCCCTAGCCTTTTAACCATTTGGCTGAAAGAGCTGTGAAAAGCTGTGGCCCAGAACTTtccctggggtgggagagggaaagcCTCCTCTATTCCCAAGCCGGGAGCCGGAGAGCCGAGGGAGGGACCTCCCCGGAGGCCGCCTTCGCAGCCCTCTCGCGCCCCCTCCCCCCTGCACGTTCCAATGCATCTGCTCTCAGGGGGTGGGAGCCCGAGGCGGGGGTGGGGAAAGCCAGGCCCCGGAGGCCAGCGGGAGTCCGGCCGCGGCCGGCCGCTCACTCCCCACAGTCCCCGCCCGGCTGCACGCTCCCGGCCGGGGCAGGAGGGTCTGCGACACCGAGCAGGCGAGGGCCGGAACAAATGCTTCTTAAAATGGCTGATTCCTCGCCACACCAGCTGCAGCCGCTGAGTCTGCAGCGGGGGCTGACAAGCGGCCACCACCCTCACCCTTGAGACCCCCGAGAAGTCCTCGCCGACCGCAGCGGGGGAAGGGAGGGCCGCGAACCCGGTCTCCAGTCCCGTTCCCCCGTCCCACACACCAGACCCCCTCTGTGCAGTCGGGGAGACTGTCACAGGAGAAATGGAAAGTGGCACTTCCCCGGGCAGGCTCCGAGCGACCGTGCCCGGCGGCCAGCGGACCCGAGTGGGGGAGGACTCACCGGCAGCCCCGCGGCCCCTACCTTGATATTTGTTGTCCAGCTCTCGCAGCACGGACACGTTCCTCTGCATGTCGTGGGGCAACGACTCCACGCACTCGAGGTAGTCCTGCACATAGCAGGTGAGGAGCCGGCTCCGCTCCCCGGTCAGGAGCGCGGCCGACGAGTAGagttgctgttgctgctgcccTAACATCCTGCCGCCGCTGCTGctcctcgccgccgccgccgccgccgcctccgcatCCAGCAGCCACACATGCAACAGCCACGGCCGCCGCGGCTCCTCTGCTCGTCAGCCCGGCGCCGCGGGGACACCGGCAGCCGCTCGAGAGGGCACAGCCGAGTCCCCCGATCTCTACTCCCCGCAAAAGAAGCCCTCACTCCCCGCCCCCGCGGTAACAAGCCCAGGGGCGGGGCGAGATCGGGgctccctccttttccccctccctcctcaggaCTAGAGCAGCGGGGATCCCCCCAGCGGAGCTGGCGCCGGGGTCCCGGGCGTTGACACTTCCTGTCCCCCTCGGAGTCACCAGATGCTACCAATGCCGTCTCGTACCTCGGATCCCCATGACAAGCCTCTCGCTGGCCTCTTTCCTCCCAATCACCCTCAGTGCCTGACGGAGAGTCTCTCACTGGACCGCCCCCGCCCCTCAGGCTGCGGCCGCCTCTGCGCCTGCGCAGGACTCCCTCCTAATAAGGCCGGGGGCCCGCCCCTACCGCCCAGCCGAAGGGTTCGCATTCTCCCGCCTTCCCTCCGCCACCCGGGCGATTGGTCTGTCAACTCTTGGCCCGGGGGGAGGGTGCGGAGAGCGGCCAAACTGTAGGCTGCGCCCCGCCCCCTCTTAAAGGGGAAGCACTGTCGGGTCCGCCTCTTTGCTCAATGTCTGAATGGGACTTGAGAGGGCAGGTGGTTGAccccttccttccgtccttcccacagggagggggaggcttggCCCAGCTCCCTTGGCCCGGTGTTACCGACTTCTTCCCCATCAGATGGATGTAGCGCGGCCCCTCGCGAGCCTTAAAAGGAGCAGCAGGCGGCCACCTTACGCAGCGACCCGGAGGGAGTCCTGCGGGGACTACGCGGCGGGCTTGAGGCGAGCGCGGCTCCGGGCATGCGCGGCGGCTGTGTGCCCGCCGGGCCGGCACCGCCCTCTGGCTGTGTCTTCCTCCAGCCGCGGCCTTCGGGCTCCCGGAGCACCGGGGCTGATCGCCGAGGTAGGCGGTGCCCTCGCGGCCCCCTGCG is drawn from Lagenorhynchus albirostris chromosome 21, mLagAlb1.1, whole genome shotgun sequence and contains these coding sequences:
- the ING2 gene encoding inhibitor of growth protein 2, with amino-acid sequence MLGQQQQQLYSSAALLTGERSRLLTCYVQDYLECVESLPHDMQRNVSVLRELDNKYQETLKEIDDVYEKYKKEDDSNQKKRLQQHLQRALINSQELGDEKIQIVTQMLELVENRARQMELHSQCFQDPAESERASDKAKMDSSQPERSSRRPRRQRTSESRDLCHMTNGIEDCDDQPPKEKKSKSAKKKKRSKAKQEREASPVEFAIDPNEPTYCLCNQVSYGEMIGCDNEQCPIEWFHFSCVSLTYKPKGKWYCPKCRGDNEKTMDKSTEKTKKERRSR